The uncultured Ilyobacter sp. genome has a segment encoding these proteins:
- a CDS encoding formate C-acetyltransferase/glycerol dehydratase family glycyl radical enzyme → MNINATSALEVEEANDILIKSLQNTKGDGAACGTESFDQTYGVGYQVGHEDWSPFPRVNKLRQTFLDRPYEIDVQRLRLVTEAYKNNENSPTILQCAYAFDNVLRNVELNVYDEELILGELAAPAKATPIYPEFSVEWIIDEILNFPFEDRAYDQFYIRNDEERQEILDLCEYWRGKTVASLADARLDEDQRKGSQFGEDIYKTNYYHYTGIGHISIDYERLMKLGYDGLIESVEKAKDNLNKKDFEYADKRDFYQATLIMLKAAKAHIARYVPLVREHAEKETDPKRKEELLTMAANCEQIAGGAPQTFWQAMQLFNFTTALIQVESNGHSISYGRMDQWLNPFYEADMENKTITKEFALELIEVQYVKLNNPVKLKEKGTVIVRNGRCAGGESLTIGGMDKDGNDATNDITMMMLEASAHTRMMNPWLCVRMHENTPYELKVKTVEVIRAGFGHPKIFNDEPAIKALLRKGTSLEEARDYAVVGCVEPNIPGKEYGWHDAAYVNTPKMMEMVVNGGRILDGPDKDKQLGPDTGSLDTYESFDEVLESVDAQFAYWLDQMCSSLNIIDDAHKTRKPVPFLSAFYGDCIESGKDISAGGAKYNGIGPQAAGIATCADSLTAIKQLVFDEKRCTGSELLQAIKDNWEGHEKLYALVNSRKVHHYGNDDDYADELFKFMFECYCRNVAGREIARGGQFNPGVYTVNANVGMGMNTNASVDGRKKGEPISDNMGPVHTAGGAHDFAGPTAIANSVSKVDHSLATNGTLLNLKFPQEAVSGIEGRDNLVSYIEEYIAKQGMHVQFNVMSSETLKAAQKNPEKYKDMLVRVAGYSAYFVELGKPLQKDLIQRTELNF, encoded by the coding sequence ATGAATATTAACGCTACGAGTGCATTAGAGGTGGAAGAGGCAAATGATATTTTAATTAAATCTTTACAAAATACCAAAGGTGATGGGGCTGCATGTGGAACAGAGTCATTTGACCAAACTTACGGCGTAGGTTACCAGGTTGGTCATGAGGACTGGTCTCCTTTTCCGAGAGTAAACAAGCTAAGACAAACATTTTTAGATAGACCTTATGAAATTGACGTACAAAGATTAAGGTTGGTTACAGAAGCTTATAAAAACAATGAAAATTCCCCAACAATATTACAATGTGCATATGCATTTGATAATGTACTACGTAATGTTGAGCTAAATGTGTATGATGAAGAGCTTATTTTAGGAGAGTTAGCAGCTCCAGCAAAAGCTACACCAATTTATCCAGAGTTTTCTGTTGAATGGATCATCGATGAAATTTTGAACTTCCCATTTGAGGATCGAGCATATGATCAATTCTATATCAGAAATGATGAAGAGAGACAAGAGATCTTAGATCTTTGTGAGTACTGGAGAGGTAAAACAGTTGCCAGTCTAGCAGATGCAAGACTAGATGAGGATCAGAGAAAGGGTTCTCAGTTCGGAGAAGATATCTATAAAACTAACTATTACCACTATACAGGTATAGGTCACATATCTATCGATTATGAAAGACTAATGAAGCTTGGATATGATGGTCTTATTGAAAGCGTGGAAAAAGCAAAGGATAACTTAAATAAAAAAGATTTCGAATATGCAGATAAGAGGGATTTCTACCAGGCAACATTAATCATGCTAAAGGCTGCAAAGGCTCATATTGCCCGTTATGTACCTCTTGTAAGAGAGCATGCAGAAAAAGAAACAGATCCCAAGAGAAAAGAAGAACTCTTAACTATGGCAGCTAATTGTGAGCAAATCGCTGGTGGAGCACCTCAAACCTTTTGGCAGGCAATGCAGTTATTCAACTTTACCACAGCATTAATCCAGGTAGAAAGTAATGGACACTCAATTTCCTACGGTCGTATGGATCAGTGGTTAAACCCATTCTATGAAGCAGATATGGAAAACAAAACTATTACAAAGGAATTTGCCCTTGAGTTAATTGAAGTACAGTATGTTAAATTAAACAACCCTGTAAAACTAAAGGAAAAAGGAACAGTAATAGTTCGTAACGGAAGATGTGCCGGTGGAGAGAGTTTAACTATCGGTGGAATGGATAAAGATGGTAATGATGCAACAAATGACATAACAATGATGATGTTAGAAGCTTCGGCTCACACACGTATGATGAATCCATGGCTATGTGTGCGTATGCATGAAAATACTCCATATGAATTAAAGGTTAAAACAGTTGAGGTAATAAGAGCAGGTTTTGGACATCCAAAAATCTTTAATGATGAACCAGCAATAAAAGCACTACTCAGAAAAGGAACATCACTTGAAGAAGCAAGAGATTATGCAGTTGTTGGTTGTGTTGAGCCAAATATTCCAGGAAAAGAATACGGTTGGCATGATGCTGCATACGTAAACACACCTAAGATGATGGAGATGGTTGTCAATGGTGGAAGAATATTAGATGGACCAGATAAGGATAAGCAGCTTGGGCCAGACACAGGGAGCCTAGATACTTATGAAAGTTTTGATGAGGTTCTTGAAAGTGTCGATGCTCAGTTTGCTTACTGGTTAGATCAAATGTGCAGTAGCTTAAATATCATAGATGATGCTCATAAAACACGTAAACCAGTTCCATTCCTTTCAGCATTTTATGGAGACTGTATAGAATCTGGTAAAGATATATCTGCAGGTGGAGCAAAATACAATGGTATCGGACCACAGGCAGCTGGTATTGCTACCTGTGCTGATTCCTTGACTGCTATCAAGCAGCTTGTATTTGACGAGAAACGTTGTACTGGATCTGAATTATTACAAGCCATTAAAGATAACTGGGAAGGGCATGAAAAACTTTATGCTCTTGTAAACAGTAGAAAGGTACATCATTATGGTAATGACGATGATTATGCAGATGAGTTATTCAAATTTATGTTTGAGTGCTATTGTAGGAATGTTGCAGGAAGAGAAATTGCAAGAGGTGGACAATTCAACCCAGGAGTATACACTGTAAATGCCAATGTAGGGATGGGTATGAATACCAATGCATCAGTAGATGGACGTAAAAAAGGAGAGCCGATTTCTGATAATATGGGACCAGTTCACACAGCAGGTGGTGCTCATGATTTCGCGGGTCCAACAGCTATTGCAAACTCTGTAAGTAAAGTAGACCACAGCCTTGCGACAAACGGAACCCTATTAAACCTTAAATTTCCACAGGAAGCAGTTTCCGGTATAGAAGGTAGAGATAATCTAGTGAGTTACATTGAAGAGTATATTGCAAAACAGGGAATGCATGTTCAGTTTAACGTTATGAGTTCTGAGACATTAAAGGCAGCCCAGAAAAATCCTGAAAAATACAAGGATATGCTTGTACGTGTGGCCGGATACAGTGCGTACTTTGTAGAGCTTGGTAAGCCGTTACAGAAGGATTTGATTCAACGTACAGAGCTTAACTTTTAA
- a CDS encoding sulfite exporter TauE/SafE family protein, with the protein MIFEISFLIVGLMQIVAFFILGTTGFGATVISAPVTNGLFGTAMGVPYGTIVCIPFLYYLAIKDRKNISWKDLAKIVALCAPGIFIGQKLFYSISPQTAKISIGTMICIIAIMNIHKYIIKPLVLKEVEDTEAADTTTRKIFRYGCLILGGIVHGAFTIGGPLITVYTLEAVKDKKKFRNTMTSLWCVLNVWNAFTQYQNGAFTPRLGSALLVAMPLAAIGYFLGMRFLEKINREQFLRIVYMLLLFIGVNMFLRNISSDMLKTVLVTTSIVVVGYIFIILKKKNINKEQIKNV; encoded by the coding sequence ATGATTTTTGAAATTAGTTTTTTGATTGTTGGTTTAATGCAGATTGTAGCTTTTTTTATCCTAGGTACCACAGGGTTTGGTGCTACTGTTATTTCTGCTCCAGTCACAAATGGTTTATTTGGAACAGCCATGGGGGTACCATATGGAACTATTGTTTGTATCCCTTTTTTATACTACCTGGCAATAAAAGATAGAAAGAACATTTCTTGGAAGGATCTAGCTAAAATTGTAGCTCTTTGTGCACCAGGTATTTTTATTGGACAAAAGTTATTTTATAGTATTAGTCCCCAGACTGCAAAGATTTCTATTGGAACAATGATTTGCATTATTGCAATAATGAATATTCATAAATATATAATAAAACCATTGGTTCTAAAAGAAGTAGAAGACACAGAGGCTGCAGACACAACAACTAGAAAGATTTTCCGTTACGGGTGCCTTATATTAGGTGGTATTGTTCACGGTGCATTTACCATAGGTGGTCCACTTATCACTGTTTATACATTGGAAGCAGTAAAGGATAAAAAGAAATTCCGTAATACCATGACAAGTCTATGGTGTGTTCTCAATGTTTGGAACGCTTTTACTCAATATCAGAACGGAGCATTCACTCCCAGGCTAGGAAGCGCACTACTTGTTGCTATGCCTCTGGCAGCTATTGGTTATTTCCTTGGGATGAGATTCTTGGAAAAAATTAATCGTGAGCAATTTCTACGTATTGTGTATATGCTTTTATTATTCATAGGAGTTAATATGTTTTTACGTAATATTTCTTCTGATATGTTGAAGACAGTACTCGTTACTACCTCTATAGTTGTTGTTGGATATATATTTATTATTTTAAAAAAGAAGAATATTAATAAAGAGCAAATAAAAAATGTTTAA
- a CDS encoding iron-containing alcohol dehydrogenase: MKDFNFKIPQNIEFGMGSLNKLPKILKENNSDHVFLISDHGLESIGVVKKVQDIIEAGGVKYTTYLDVVPNPTIDIVNEATALYKECGATSIVALGGGSPLDVSKTVGVLAKYGGKITDYEGMHKVPGPIVPIIAIPTTAGTGSEVTASSVITDESRNYKFSIVSYETLPKYAVLDPELIMTAPASIASSCGVDALIHAIEAYLSRNASPFSDAMAEKAMELIGKNLRRFVEDRKDEEAACGMMSGSNFAGISFAWARLGNVHAMSHPVSAFCHVPHGVANSVLLPTVMEFNALVDNGRYEKIYNYIREDNEAIKDFKPEMLVEELKKLNEDLGIPKSLSEVGVKEYMIEDMAKDAMKSGNVLANPRETSLNDMIELYKKAI; encoded by the coding sequence ATGAAAGACTTTAATTTTAAAATACCACAAAATATTGAATTTGGAATGGGAAGTTTAAATAAGCTACCAAAAATATTGAAAGAAAATAATTCAGATCATGTTTTCTTGATTTCTGACCATGGTTTAGAAAGTATCGGTGTAGTAAAGAAAGTCCAGGATATTATTGAGGCTGGAGGAGTCAAATATACAACTTACCTAGATGTAGTACCTAATCCAACAATAGATATCGTAAATGAAGCTACTGCGCTTTATAAAGAGTGTGGAGCAACAAGTATTGTTGCTCTTGGTGGAGGAAGTCCATTAGATGTATCAAAAACTGTAGGAGTACTTGCTAAGTATGGTGGAAAGATCACAGATTACGAAGGGATGCATAAAGTTCCAGGACCAATTGTACCTATAATAGCAATCCCTACAACTGCAGGTACAGGAAGCGAGGTAACAGCCTCATCTGTAATTACAGATGAATCTAGAAACTACAAGTTTTCAATAGTTAGTTATGAAACACTTCCTAAATATGCAGTTTTAGATCCAGAGCTTATTATGACAGCCCCAGCATCAATTGCTTCTTCTTGTGGAGTAGATGCGTTGATTCACGCAATAGAAGCTTATCTTTCAAGAAATGCTTCTCCATTTTCAGATGCAATGGCTGAAAAAGCAATGGAATTAATCGGAAAGAATCTAAGAAGATTTGTAGAAGACAGAAAAGATGAGGAAGCTGCATGTGGAATGATGTCAGGTTCTAACTTTGCCGGAATCTCATTTGCGTGGGCAAGACTTGGAAATGTACATGCCATGAGTCATCCAGTAAGTGCATTCTGCCACGTGCCACACGGTGTAGCAAACTCGGTTCTTCTTCCAACAGTTATGGAGTTTAATGCTCTTGTTGACAACGGTCGTTATGAGAAGATTTATAACTATATCCGTGAAGATAACGAAGCAATAAAAGACTTTAAACCGGAAATGCTTGTAGAAGAACTTAAAAAGCTAAATGAAGACCTTGGTATTCCAAAATCACTTTCAGAAGTAGGAGTCAAGGAATATATGATTGAGGATATGGCAAAGGATGCAATGAAGAGTGGGAATGTTCTTGCAAATCCAAGAGAGACAAGTTTAAATGATATGATTGAACTTTATAAGAAAGCGATATAA
- a CDS encoding SLC13 family permease — translation MENLIKKTIPSRSEFLSKSAIQWYLTIIIPLVLGFILIRNHVDMTMVMFLSVTVTGILMFLFERVHMVITSLLLMTAYVLFDIAPMETVFSGWMAKSIWITFGCLVLVMVLGNTTLVERVTFHLIIFSGGTYKGILFALIGLGIITNLLVPGVMVGVMIAALAYSLCQTLGLGKSKASAGIMIGALGVGFYDVETFILSPGNYTLITNSASDIIDLTVNYWIFFKDNFIFFPIVIIEALILNKLFAPKEMGNIKDKFQDKLCRLGSITYKEKKLIGVLTLLFLYLVTQPLHNFPMWYGFIFAPTVLFFPFFDLGKSEDIPKINFSIIIFMVACLGIGKTAVYIGIGEKLALWAVNNLMVEHPPMIVGSIFMLAVAVNFLMTPFAAMSSLGGTLAQIASSLDVSFYPISYAFFFGCQTIFFPYETALYAILYGFGNIRLMDFLKFMTIRAILWLVYLMVIGTGYWNLIGYF, via the coding sequence GTGGAAAATTTGATTAAAAAAACAATACCAAGTAGAAGTGAATTTCTAAGTAAAAGCGCTATACAATGGTATCTAACGATTATTATTCCTTTGGTGTTGGGCTTTATTCTTATAAGGAATCATGTCGATATGACAATGGTTATGTTTCTTTCAGTCACAGTCACGGGTATATTAATGTTTTTGTTTGAGCGTGTTCATATGGTTATCACCTCTTTATTACTAATGACTGCCTATGTGCTATTTGATATTGCGCCAATGGAGACTGTATTTTCAGGTTGGATGGCCAAAAGTATTTGGATTACTTTTGGGTGTCTCGTGTTGGTAATGGTCTTAGGAAATACAACACTTGTGGAGCGTGTCACATTCCATTTAATTATATTTAGTGGTGGGACATATAAGGGTATTTTGTTTGCGCTTATCGGTCTGGGAATTATTACTAATCTCTTGGTTCCAGGTGTCATGGTAGGTGTTATGATTGCGGCACTGGCTTATAGCTTGTGTCAAACTTTAGGTTTAGGTAAGTCTAAAGCATCTGCAGGTATTATGATCGGAGCTTTGGGTGTGGGATTTTACGATGTAGAAACCTTTATTCTTTCACCAGGGAACTATACATTGATAACTAATTCTGCTTCAGATATCATTGATTTAACGGTAAATTATTGGATTTTCTTTAAAGATAATTTTATATTTTTTCCAATAGTAATAATAGAAGCACTTATATTAAATAAACTGTTTGCACCGAAAGAAATGGGTAATATAAAAGATAAGTTTCAAGATAAGTTATGCAGATTAGGTAGTATCACCTATAAAGAAAAAAAATTAATTGGGGTATTAACTTTACTTTTCTTATATTTGGTAACCCAACCATTGCATAACTTCCCAATGTGGTATGGCTTTATATTTGCACCAACAGTTTTGTTTTTTCCATTTTTTGATTTGGGAAAGTCAGAGGATATCCCAAAAATTAATTTTAGTATCATCATATTTATGGTTGCATGCTTAGGCATTGGAAAGACTGCTGTCTATATAGGCATTGGTGAAAAACTAGCTCTTTGGGCAGTCAATAATTTGATGGTAGAACATCCTCCAATGATCGTAGGATCCATCTTTATGTTGGCAGTAGCTGTTAATTTTCTGATGACACCATTTGCCGCCATGAGCTCGTTGGGTGGGACACTAGCGCAAATAGCATCGAGTTTGGATGTTAGTTTTTATCCGATATCTTATGCTTTTTTCTTTGGATGTCAGACAATCTTCTTTCCTTATGAAACAGCCTTATACGCTATCCTTTATGGGTTTGGAAATATTCGTTTAATGGATTTTCTAAAGTTCATGACGATTAGGGCAATTTTGTGGCTGGTATATTTGATGGTTATAGGTACTGGCTATTGGAACTTGATAGGTTATTTTTAG